From the Kribbella sp. CA-293567 genome, the window CGGCGCCGACCCGCGGCTGGTGCTCGTGCACACTGGTCACCGCGATCAGCCGGCCGCCGCGCCCCTGCTGGATCATCCGGCGGGCCGCTCGCTGAAAACACAGGAAGGCTCCGTCGAGGTCTACCGACAACACCTTGCGCCACTGCTCGAAGTCGAGATCGACGGCCAGCTCACTGGTACCGGTGCCGCTGTTGGCCAGCAGGACGTCGATTCCACCCAGGGACTCCGCCAGGTCGTCGATGACGTCCGCGGCCGCCGGCAGGTCGGTGAGATCCAGCTGCCGAACTTCCGCTGTCCGGCCGTGCGACCGAACCTCTTCCGCTGTCTGCTCCGCGCCGTCGGAGTCGCTGTGCCACGTCACCCCGACGTCGAAGCCGTTCTGGGCCAGGGCGACCGCGGTCGCCTTGCCGATTCCACTGTCCGATCCGGTCACTATCGCTGTAGGCATGAACCGCCGGTACCCCTTGATTAGACCTGAAACCGATCGGGTACTGACGGACCGGGTTCGGCAGGGAGCCCGAGACGGCCGCAGTGTGGGCCGGTACTGACGAAGGGCTCCCATGACCGACGCGATCGCCGCAGCCGGGTCGACGACCAGGGTCAGCTCCGTCCTGGACGGGGAGCGCCTCAGGGCGATCTTCTCCGGCACCGTGGCCGGAACCATCGGGTTCGAAGAGGAGCTTCTGCTGGTGAACCGGCAGGACTGGCTGCCCGCCGACGCCGCCGCTGTCGTGGCTGCCGTCGACGATCCCCGGATGAAGCCGGAACTGCCGGCCTCCCAGCTCGAGATCGCCACCACCGTCCACAAGGATGCGAGGTCGGCGATCGAAGAACTCCGCTCGTGCCGGCAGCTCGTCGCCGCCGGTTGCGACGCCGATCGCTCGGTCATCGCGGCGCCCGTCCATCCGCTGCTGAACGGGCCTGCCGCGCTGCGGGCTTCCGAGCGATCCGCCGGTCTGGAAGCTCGCTACCGCGGGATCATCCACCGGCAACTGGTCTCCTCCGTGCAGATCCATCTGGCTTTCGGCGATGCCGACCGCACCCTGGGCGTCTATCACGCCTTGCGTGAGTTGCTCCCGGAACTGGCGGCGCTGGCAGCGGCAG encodes:
- a CDS encoding SDR family oxidoreductase; translated protein: MPTAIVTGSDSGIGKATAVALAQNGFDVGVTWHSDSDGAEQTAEEVRSHGRTAEVRQLDLTDLPAAADVIDDLAESLGGIDVLLANSGTGTSELAVDLDFEQWRKVLSVDLDGAFLCFQRAARRMIQQGRGGRLIAVTSVHEHQPRVGAAPYDAAKGGLGLLIKTLALELGEHGITANAVAPGEIATPMTGQEDEDPRDTKRPGVPLGRPGDAREIAAVIAFLASPGASYVTGASIAADGGMLNMGPMAGSHLTSDDWRRP